The window AACTGGGCCCCACCTTCATTATGAAGTTCGTCTTAACGGCGTTGCCGTCGACCCCAAAAATTACATTTTATCAGAGTAAATTTTCGGAATTCACAGTGCTTCAGGTTTTCAAATCTTCCATTTTTTTCAAATGAAAAATTTCTTCGAGCTACTCCCATTAACGGGAGCAGTAATTATCGCTTAGAGTATTGGAATCTAGCGCGTGCACCTTTTTGGCCGTATTTTTTACGCTCAACTTCTCTTGGGTCGCGAGTTAAAAATCCAGCTTTCTTAAGTGCAGGCCTAAGGGTCTCATCAAGAGAACAAAGTGCACGAGCAACGCCGTGTCTGATAGCGCCAGCTTGACCGGCTTCGCCCCCGCCTCTTACTGAAATCATAAGGTCGACATCTGACCTCTTACCGGCAAGCTCTAAAGACTGCATGCTCACCTTTAGGGAAGTACTTCGCTTCAGGTATTCTTCGATGGGCCTTTTGTTAACGACGATTTTTCCTTTTCCGGGCTTAAGAAAAACTTTCGCTGAGGCTTCTTTTCTTCTTCCAGTCGCGTAGTATACCTTTTCAGCCATTGCGGCACTTCTCCTTAGTGTTTAATCTCAACCAATTGCGGCTTTTGAGCCACGTGAGGGTGCTCTCCGCCTGCGTAAATTTTTAGTTTCGTCAAAAGATGCCGAGAAAGTTTGTTCTTCGGAAGCATGCCCTTTACAGCATCATAGATGATGAAAGAGGGGTCTTTAACTAGCATTTCAGCAGCCGTCGTTTCTTTCATAGAACCAAAAAAACGAGAGTGTCTGTAATACTTCTTTGAATCCCATTTTCCGCCGGTTAATTCTACTTTGTCACAATTAATGACGACAACAAAATCACCATTATCAACATGGCTGGTGAACGTGGGTTTGTTTTTTCCGCGCAAAAGTTCGGCAATTTGAGTCGCCAAACGACCTACTTTTTTGCTATTTGCATCTACCAAAACCCAATTTCTTTCAGCGGTTTCGGCATTGGCCATGAACGTCGACATGAGAAGCTCCTTACGAAGTCCTCGGTTTTAAATTTCCCGGCATTCTTTGTCAAGATCTTCAGGATAGTTAACTCTGACAAGATAGAGACCCCAGGCCGGGGCCGTCTTGAGGGCGGCCTTGCGATCTTTCGCCGCCAAGATGCGCCCGATCTCGTTAGAAGGGCGTTTGTGGACAGCCAACTGGATCTGGGTCCCCACGAGGTTACGAACCATTTGCTTCAAAAATCCATCTCCCACGATGGTAAAATCATAGAATCTGTCTTCTAACGGGATCTTTTCTACCAGGGAACTCCTGGCAAAGCTGGGCTCTTCATACGCCGCCATCGCGGCCGGCTCGCCTTGCCGCAGCGGGATGAGGGCGGCGCTTTCGCCACTGACGGCGTTCAAAGATCT is drawn from Bdellovibrionales bacterium CG10_big_fil_rev_8_21_14_0_10_45_34 and contains these coding sequences:
- a CDS encoding 30S ribosomal protein S9; the protein is MAEKVYYATGRRKEASAKVFLKPGKGKIVVNKRPIEEYLKRSTSLKVSMQSLELAGKRSDVDLMISVRGGGEAGQAGAIRHGVARALCSLDETLRPALKKAGFLTRDPREVERKKYGQKGARARFQYSKR
- a CDS encoding 50S ribosomal protein L13, with translation MSTFMANAETAERNWVLVDANSKKVGRLATQIAELLRGKNKPTFTSHVDNGDFVVVINCDKVELTGGKWDSKKYYRHSRFFGSMKETTAAEMLVKDPSFIIYDAVKGMLPKNKLSRHLLTKLKIYAGGEHPHVAQKPQLVEIKH